A genomic region of Zea mays cultivar B73 chromosome 6, Zm-B73-REFERENCE-NAM-5.0, whole genome shotgun sequence contains the following coding sequences:
- the LOC103631478 gene encoding elongation factor 1-alpha-like, with amino-acid sequence MGKEKSHINIVVIGHVDSGKSTTTGHLIYKLGGVDKRVIERFEKQAAEMNKRSFKYAWVLDKLKAERERGITIDIALWKFETTKYYCTIIDAPGHRDFIKNMITGTSQADCAVLIIDSTTGGFEAGISKDGQTREHALLAFTLGVKQMICCCNKMDATTPKYSKARYDEIVKEVSSYLKKSWIQP; translated from the exons ATGGGCAAGGAGAAATCCCACATCAACATTGTGGTTATTGGCCATGTCGACTCTGGCAAGTCGACTACCACTGGCCACCTGATCTacaagcttggaggcgttgacAAGCGTGTCATCGAGAGGTTCGAGAAACAGGCTGCTGAAATGAACAAGCGGTCCTTCAAGTACGCCTGGGTGCTCGACAAGCTCAAGGCTGAGCGTGAGAGAGGCATCACTATTGATATCGCTCTGTGGAAGTTCGAGACCACCAAGTACTACTGTACGATCATTGATGCCCCTGGACACCGTGACTTCATCAAGAACATGATCACTGGTACCTCCCAGGCTGACTGTGCTGTTCTTATCATTGACTCCACCACTGGTGGCTTTGAGGCTGGTATCTCCAAGGATGGCCAGACCCGTGAGCATGCTCTCCTTGCTTTCACTCTTGGAGTGAAGCAGATGATTTGCTGCTGCAACAAG ATGGATGCAACCACTCCGAAATACTCCAAGGCACGTTATGATGAGATTGTGAAGGAAGTCTCATCCTACCTCAAGAAAAGTTGGATACAACCCTGA